In Rhododendron vialii isolate Sample 1 chromosome 9a, ASM3025357v1, the following are encoded in one genomic region:
- the LOC131300910 gene encoding uncharacterized protein LOC131300910: MKNRIKNATGGEGECVCVRTRQNPTWYILSQLSPPPTMDPTPPSPPPLASATAEAPPPQNPDNVTYFFPDVSPNKHHQIKNRPQAMPNFKAFVMAIAASDPKRPLTPPLKTLIENRLNDFCHDSHTPDHPPYAAMIITALKELSEERGSSEESISKFIKSKYDDLPWAHSTFLKLHLWKLCESGEIDVTHEKCYLLGDAITKLSPGQNTGGSRKRERRLNEKRDRPCMKDVIKGEEEETTRTETKIQVTEDQNKVIAVQNQLTKEREVFEEHNQPSGEYDEVIVEQDKVEEEQDEERKVQNQTIILNDAIGYGGCDEKTREQKVHTGVREEQKQPKEVQNDVSEGKTLSNKGQEIKEIEGKSKYLEQQIEVITKQDKRQKKEIKLPENHSQMAEHQSRVVKGLSWLQIHKQQQQEQEQEKPQHRKLVIRLRPPIPESASVANVSESLPLDHCRDELAAFIKILSPTNQQYQNEQQQPVKRRRGRPPKPKPEAVENSGLLSNSSDLPQKHQARGRPPKCNSSPGQPGQRRRGRPPKLRPEADETTGLSLNSSFHHNPHPQMQQGENLVLGRTPTCKSSAGRDAEIHRSSNNESNQVGEGHERWTQEFKDGIVVSISEETQSQSATLVLPSNG, encoded by the exons ATGAAAAACAGGATAAAAAACGCGacaggaggagagggagagtgtgtgtgtgtgagaacACGCCAAAATCCCACCTGGTATATACTTTCGCAACTTTCCCCTCCCCCAACTATGGACCCGACgccaccatcgccaccaccGCTAGCATCGGCAACTGCAGAAGCACCACCACCCCAAAACCCGGACAATGTCACCTACTTTTTTCCCGATGTAAGCCCTAATAAGCACCATCAGATAAAGAACCGACCACAAGCCATGCCGAATTTCAAGGCGTTCGTAATGGCAATCGCCGCCTCCGATCCTAAAAGACCACTCACCCCGCCCCTGAAGACCCTCATTGAGAACAGACTCAACGACTTCTGCCACGACTCTCACACCCCTGATCATCCCCCTTATGCTGCT ATGATAATTACGGCACTTAAGGAGTTGAGTGAGGAACGGGGTTCCAGCGAGGAGTCAATATCCAAGTTCATCAAAAGTAAGTATGATGATTTGCCGTGGGCTCACTCTACGTTCCTGAAGCTTCATCTCTGGAAGCTTTGTGAGAGCGGTGAGATTGATGTGACTCATGAAAAGTGTTACTTGCTTGGTGATGCAATCACCAAATTGAGTCCTGGTCAAAACACCGGTGGTAGTCGTAAGAGGGAAAGGAGGCTCAATGAGAAGAGGGACAGACCTTGTATGAAAGACGTTAttaaaggagaagaagaagaaacgacGAGAACTGAAACGAAAATTCAAGTAACAGAAGATCAAAATAAAGTGATTGCAGtacaaaatcaattgacaaaagAACGGGAGGTGTTTGAAGAGCACAATCAACCATCTGGAGAATACGATGAAGTGATTGTTGAACAGGATAAAGTAGAAGAAGAACAAGATGAAGAGAGAAAAGTGCAAAATCAAACCATAATACTCAATGATGCAATTGGATATGGAGGTTGTGATGAGAAGACTCGAGAACAAAAGGTGCATACTGGCGTCagagaagaacaaaagcaaCCGAAAGAAGTACAGAATGACGTGAGCGAAGGAAAAACTCTGTCTAATAAAGGACAAGAAATTAAAGAGATTGAGGGAAAAAGTAAATACTTGGAACAGCAAATTGAAGTTATCACAAAACAAGATAAGCggcagaaaaaagaaattaaattgcCTGAAAATCACAGTCAAATGGCAGAGCATCAAAGTAGAGTGGTTAAAGGATTATCTTGGTTGCAGATTCATAAGCAGCAGCAACAGGAACAGGAACAGGAGAAGCCACAGCACAGGAAGTTAGTGATTCGGCTTCGACCTCCCATACCTGAATCAGCCTCAGTAGCAAATGTCTCTGAATCGTTGCCTTTGGACCATTGCCGTGACGAGCTAGCTGCATTTATTAAGATATTATCACCAACTAACCAACAATATCAAAATGAGCAGCAGCAACCAGTTAAGCGACGCCGAGGGAGGcctccaaaaccaaaaccagaaGCAGTTGAAAATAGTGGGTTGTTATCAAATTCAAGTGATCTGCCACAGAAGCATCAAGCTAGGGGAAGGCCACCAAAGTGCAATTCATCTCCTGGTCAACCGGGACAGCGACGTCGGGGGAGGCCTCCTAAACTAAGACCAGAAGCTGATGAAACTACTGGGTTGTCGTTAAATTCAAGTTTTCACCATAACCCTCATCCACAGATGCAGCAGGGGGAGAATCTAGTTCTAGGAAGGACTCCAACATGCAAATCATCTGCAGGTAGAGATGCGGAAATTCACAGAAGCAGCAACAACGAAAGCAACCAGGTTGGGGAAGGCCACGAAAGGTGGACTCAGGAATTCAAGGATGGTATCGTG GTGAGCATCTCAGAAGAAACTCAATCACAATCTGCTACTCTAGTGCTTCCATCCAATGGATAG
- the LOC131301541 gene encoding uncharacterized protein LOC131301541 isoform X2, giving the protein MMRLYDGCKEILKIQKFRRIVSYAGFFCFSALISYAYTSNTTRAGYSRADQFYASYPAGTELLTDTAKLYKAALGNCFEEEEWGPIEWSVMAKHFERQGKSPYAYHAQYMAHLASHGQLDGSG; this is encoded by the exons ATGATGAGGCTATATGATGGGTGCAAGGAGATATTAAAGATCCAGAAGTTCAGGAGAATTGTATCCTATGCCGGTTTTTTTTGCTTCAGCGCGCTCATAAGCTATGCTTATACGAGCAATAC GACTAGAGCTGGGTATTCTAGAGCTGACCAATTCTATGCTTCCTACCCAGCTGGAACTGAGCTCTTAACCGACACTGCTAAG TTATATAAAGCTGCGCTTGGAAATTGCTTCGAAGAGGAAGAGTGGGGACCGATTGAATGGAGCGTCATGGCTAAACACTTTGAACGGCAAGGGAAATCTCCATATGCATACCATGCA CAATACATGGCGCACCTTGCCTCCCATGGACAACTTGATGGAAGTGGCTAG
- the LOC131301541 gene encoding uncharacterized protein LOC131301541 isoform X3 translates to MMRLYDGCKEILKIQKFRRIVSYAGFFCFSALISYAYTSNTTRAGYSRADQFYASYPAGTELLTDTAKLYKAALGNCFEEEEWGPIEWSVMAKHFERQGKSPYAYHADNGSWLSTCAGSKC, encoded by the exons ATGATGAGGCTATATGATGGGTGCAAGGAGATATTAAAGATCCAGAAGTTCAGGAGAATTGTATCCTATGCCGGTTTTTTTTGCTTCAGCGCGCTCATAAGCTATGCTTATACGAGCAATAC GACTAGAGCTGGGTATTCTAGAGCTGACCAATTCTATGCTTCCTACCCAGCTGGAACTGAGCTCTTAACCGACACTGCTAAG TTATATAAAGCTGCGCTTGGAAATTGCTTCGAAGAGGAAGAGTGGGGACCGATTGAATGGAGCGTCATGGCTAAACACTTTGAACGGCAAGGGAAATCTCCATATGCATACCATGCA GACAATGGAAGCTGGTTGTCGACTTGTGCCGGTTCAAAGTGTTAG
- the LOC131301541 gene encoding uncharacterized protein LOC131301541 isoform X1, translating to MMRLYDGCKEILKIQKFRRIVSYAGFFCFSALISYAYTSNTTRAGYSRADQFYASYPAGTELLTDTAKLYKAALGNCFEEEEWGPIEWSVMAKHFERQGKSPYAYHAQQLLVDTQSEASVRRNRKI from the exons ATGATGAGGCTATATGATGGGTGCAAGGAGATATTAAAGATCCAGAAGTTCAGGAGAATTGTATCCTATGCCGGTTTTTTTTGCTTCAGCGCGCTCATAAGCTATGCTTATACGAGCAATAC GACTAGAGCTGGGTATTCTAGAGCTGACCAATTCTATGCTTCCTACCCAGCTGGAACTGAGCTCTTAACCGACACTGCTAAG TTATATAAAGCTGCGCTTGGAAATTGCTTCGAAGAGGAAGAGTGGGGACCGATTGAATGGAGCGTCATGGCTAAACACTTTGAACGGCAAGGGAAATCTCCATATGCATACCATGCA CAACAGCTGCTGGTTGATACTCAAAGTGAGGCTTCAGTAAGAAGAAATAGAAAGATTTAA